CCTACTACATGATAAATAAatccatccttccctctctcccttccttcttccccccttccaccttctttcccctttttttctcttttcctttctttgtctatCTAGACTCAGATAGGATATCTCATACTCAGACTCTTATTGGAGCATTATACATGGGTTTCTAACttgtaaaaagaatttggaaagacTGAATATCTTGTGGGGACCCTGGGCAGCATCAGAACTGGAAATATCAGGTGGATCCCAGAATCATGAGAACCAGGCTGTAGGAAAGAGGTGTGCAAGAATTAGTGGCATTAATAAACTTGGAGTAGAAGACTGGGGATTCTGTACAAGATACCAACTATCAGAATACCTTGAGGTTGGCTTGATAGTGAGGCAAGGTAATCATTAATCAGGTgatttttagatattttcttgtgtttctgcctctgtttctattaATTCATAGTCTTTTATCGtgttaaaactttatttttgagggtttttttcttaaaaacaattttttgagaGTTTCTagcagttacttttttttttttttttttttttttttaatattttgtctatttttgaaGGGAATACTGAGGAATTAGGCTTCTTTTCCCACCTCCCATGCTCTTTGTCTCCCACTGCTTACATACTTCTTGGAGTGGAAACTAGTTCCTTCACATAGATGGTGTGAGGTCATGGGTGGGAGAAGCAAGTCAGTGATAGCATCTGGCTGGCAGGGGGAGCCAGAGATAAAACTAAATATCAACCTTGGAGAGAGTCCAGAGAGAAGCTTctaaagagatagaaaatagGCCATTTTTTCAAGAGTTGGCAGAGAAGAAAAGGTCAGTATATTTGAGAAGTTAGTTGCAAGGAATATGCTGAGCATTTCTTCTGAGgaccaaacaaaagaaaatggggacTTGCTAACTAGGATGTAAAATCTCTCAGgtagttttaaaaattgtatactAAGGGAGTTTGGTTAGACTTGTCTTTCACAGAttacaaacccaaaaagtttGGTTAAACACTTAAAAGAATAGTTCTATTTGGAGAATTTTAAAGATAGCTATCTATTTATTACTATTGACTTATATATTCAATAGAATGGCAGAATTATCAGATCTGTTgtaattcaaatcctgttttaaaGAGGAGAATTGTTGAAGCCCAGAAAGATGATGCTTTGTCCAAGATTATGTGGAGTTAATAGTGGAAAGCTTTGCCCAGCTAAGAATGGACTGGATAATGTGGTCATTTGGAGTTCTTCCAGCTCCAAGATCTTGAGTCCAACTTGCTTTTAGCAAGTAGCGAATTTTTTCCTCCAGTTACTGTTTACATTCTTAATAatcagataatttatgtaaaatatttgcttttgtgATAGGGAGTAAGAAGAGCAAAAGGGGAAGTATAAGATCCAGAATCTCTTATGTGGCtgcttggaaaataaaatgaatatcagaaaacaattagaaaattagTATTAAATTGAGACTTGGCATTTCAAAAAGGATGAAGGTTGTTTCTTTAGGGCCCGGGAAAAGTTTCCTGGAGGAAGTACAGCTTGAACTATCCCTTGCAGGATTAATATCAGTAGCGAGAGGCTTGGGAGGAGAGCATTCTATATTTTTCCCAAAGTCCTTTTCATTAGCAAGGTGAATGACAGATAAGCATGTTTAGAACAGTCATAGAATGGAGTTTGGTTTGCCCAGCACAGTTGGTCTGCCGCTTGACTTTcaccatttcttttcttccttcgtGCAGGTTAAATGCCTTCATCTTATTTTTGTGTGAGGCACCTTTCTGTTGCCAGTTCATTGAATTTGCAAACACAGTTGCTGAAAAGGCTGATCGGCTGAGGGCGTGGCAGAAGGCTATCTTCTACTGTGGGTAAGAAGGCCTGACCGTCAGCCAGAATAACGTAATACTATTAACTATTTGTTGGCTTCTTGGCGGGGAACATTGTAGGTAGAACTGGTAGGTGCAAACTATTTCGAGTAGTTTTCCCCTTTCAAATGCAATGTTTTCCCATTTAAACATTACCTGTTAGGAGAATAGAATTGAGATTGACCAagtggagagaagaaaatggaaggataGCTTTGTAATAGTATTTACTATAATTCTGTGAAGAGCTTAGCATTTGCTTGTAGATGCTCTGCTAAAGTTACTTCACTATTTACTGAGTACTTAAGTCAGCCCTAGATCAGCCTGTGTTAGATACTCTATGAAGCATGGAGAGTTGGAGAGACATGAGATATTGTTCCTACACTCAAGCTTACTGACATGTTTCTGTAAGACATATCTATGaaaccaaatatttcatactatgaCCACACAAGTGCCTTAGTACTGAGACAATGGATCTGCTGCATATTTAATGTGAGAATTTTGGGTGCTGAGTGCTGTGGGTAATAAGAAAAGTTTGAAACCCTGGAATTCTCCCTGTAGGTCAGCCATATGATGCAATCAGGAATACATCCTTGACTGTAAAAAGAGATTGACCTGAGAATTGAGACTCAATTTCTAGGCTTAGCTTTGCCCCTGATTTGCTGTATGATGTTAGGTAGTCACATTCTCTCTGTTTGGTCCTTGGTTTCCCTATCTGTTAAAGGAGAGGATTGGACTAGGTGATCTTCAAGTGGAAGATCAGAGCGAGATGGAGTCgttttagaaatgaaaggggAAGGGGCAGCTACACATACAAATAGCCTAGAGGAGTCTCTTTCTAAAGAGCccacataatttctgtttttcttgtctGTCTACAGGATGGCCATTTTCCCTATTGTCATCAGCCTGACTTTGACCACCCTTTTGGGAAATGCTATTGCCTTTGCCACAGGCGTGCTTTATGGACTTTCTGCACTTGGCAAAAAGtatgtctgtttcttcatcttgtTTTAATGTTGCCAAACCATTTATTGATGTTGACTGTTCTGATACTTGTTTGTAACTAAGGAAGGTCTGGAGATTCTTCCCATTTGTAGTTGAGACTGTGTAGGAAGTTAGTAGCTAAGCAAGATCAGCAGTTCAGCTTTTCTAATGGCTTGATAGCCCATTTTAATGTGCCAAGGGAGCACATTACTGGAGAAAGGCAGGCCAAACATGCCCAAGACTCCCTGCATATCATCCCCTGATTGGAGAGTTCCACTGAGTTTCTCTTAAGAGTCCTACAggataagggcagctaggtggcgcagtggctagagcagcagccctgaagtcaggaaggacctgagttcaaatctgattaacacgtcctagctgtgtgaccctgggtaagtcatttaaccccaaatgcctcagcaaaaaaaagaaaagaaaaggggaaaaaaagagagttcTACAGAATACTCTTTCAAGAAAACCAAAGGGCTGAGGAGCTTGGTCACCAGATCATTTGGAGGTCAAATGAAAAGAATCATAGAGTTGAAGATTATGACAGTATTACAGAACCAAAGAGTAGGCATGAATCGGAGATGAGGCATCAGTGACACTCAGGTTGAGAATTTCTCAGgttatttcttattaatttctAGAGTTTAGCTGGAGCTCAGTTGAGAATAGGAGGCTGcagtgtagtagatagagtaccaaaCCTGGAGTCTGGAGACATAGTCTGTCACTGGGACTTTAACAAATCACTTcccctttctgggtctcaatttccacatctttaaaatgagggaattagagtGGACCATCTTCCAAGACTCTTTCTGCTCTATGATTCCCTCTTAAGTGGAAAATCAGAGTGCTTAGTCTTTGGTGAGAATTGATACTAGTGGACAATAAACTGAGTCAGCAGCGAGGTAGAACAGTTGACATCAGTATAGCCCATTTCATGATAGAACTGTACAAATGACAAGCTGGGAACTAGATCAATTAAGCTGTTGCTTATTTAAACTTCACCAAGCAAAACACCCTTTGTATGGTTTTGCTAGAGCTTAATCCAACCTTGCTTCAGCTTCAACTTAGGAAGAAACCTATGGTCTGCTTCTTGTTTCTTACTCATTGCTCTGTCGGATGACTCCTTTTTTTCCCTGCAGGGGTGATGCAATTTCCTATGCAAGGATccagcagcagaagcagcaggCAGATGAGGAGAAACTGACGGGAACCCTTGAAGGGGAGCTGTGAGCATCTGGCCCAGGATTGGCACCTTCCTCTGTGGCCTTAAGAACTTTCCTCTAGTTCCAGTTTCCTGGCCCTCACACCTTCCATTTCTGTGGAAAGATAGACATTTGGTCAGAGTGGAGTGGAGAGGGCAAGGACTATGCTTCAGCACATAGCAACTTTGAGATAAGCATTTAAGTAGGAACTCTttcacagtgcctagcatatagtgaGTGCTTGGGAAACACTAACTCAGGTGTTCCTGCCTCTCCATGTTTCTCACCCTCTCCCTTGAAGACTCACTTGCATCCTTCACTGGACTTGCATCTTTTAGCCTGTATCTGCTCATTGACTCTGGGTCAGCTAGGGATGAAATTTCAAGGCCTGTGGCAGGCCAGCACTACAGAAAACTAGAGCAGAAATCATGAACACGTCCAGAAGATGAGTCCTGTCGAAAAAGTTTGGTTGCTCAGCTTCTTGGGGCCATGAGTTCTTCAGTTGGAAATGGAGCAGAACAGGCAACCTCTTTCCCATTTGCTGCCCCTATTGACTGGTTTTTGACTGGCTGCcagattatttttcatatttaatatattttgaaatttatcttAATGACCCAGTAGGAATGTGGGAGTAAATGCTGCTTCTCCATTTCCACTACCAGCCTGAAACAAGCTTTCATCTCTGTTCTTCAGAGGTAGGAGATAGAGTCTAGCCTTTACTGTACAGGGCAGGGCAAAATTTCCCTGTAACATCTGTTACTGTCAAACTGGCATTCAAGGCCATTTATGAATCAGTGACAAAGTATACTTCAGTGATGGCAGGGGGGTGCATTTCAGGGGACCAGAGACTGATATTGAATCTGTTTTCATTAGGAGTCAGATCCAGGAGGTCGGGGCCAGAGCTGTCTGGACATGTGGCATCCACTTGTTCTTGGGCCTAGCTttgccttctgtttctttctctttgcctcttgttcctccttttcccccactcACTGCATCAAGTTATGGAACTCGGGAAGCTCTGGATCCTTTTAAGCTATTTGTAAAGGATCTTCCAGATTCTCTGAT
The DNA window shown above is from Sminthopsis crassicaudata isolate SCR6 chromosome 2, ASM4859323v1, whole genome shotgun sequence and carries:
- the CACFD1 gene encoding calcium channel flower homolog isoform X1, translated to MSSLGGETSSSDASSPSPQDDGMMWWYRWLCRLAGVMGGISCAISGLFNCITIHPLNIAAGVWMMLNAFILFLCEAPFCCQFIEFANTVAEKADRLRAWQKAIFYCGMAIFPIVISLTLTTLLGNAIAFATGVLYGLSALGKKGDAISYARIQQQKQQADEEKLTGTLEGEL
- the CACFD1 gene encoding calcium channel flower homolog isoform X2, producing MAVPVGWGHGGHLLCNFWPLQLYHHSSPQHCSRCVDDVSNTSDLLVCRLTFTISFLPSCRLNAFILFLCEAPFCCQFIEFANTVAEKADRLRAWQKAIFYCGMAIFPIVISLTLTTLLGNAIAFATGVLYGLSALGKKGDAISYARIQQQKQQADEEKLTGTLEGEL